The following proteins are co-located in the Schistocerca nitens isolate TAMUIC-IGC-003100 chromosome 2, iqSchNite1.1, whole genome shotgun sequence genome:
- the LOC126235895 gene encoding serine/threonine-protein phosphatase 2A catalytic subunit alpha isoform, with product MEDKASLKELDQWIEQLNECKQLTESQVKTLCEKAKEILTTESNVQEVKCPVTVCGDVHGQFHDLMELFRIGGRSPDTNYLFMGDYVDRGYYSVETVTLLVALKVRYRERITILRGNHESRQITQVYGFYDECLRKYGNANVWKFFTDLFDYLPLTALVDGQIFCLHGGLSPSIDTLDHIRALDRLQEVPHEGPMCDLLWSDPDDRGGWGISPRGAGYTFGQDISETFNHSNGLTLVSRAHQLVMEGYNWCHDRNVVTIFSAPNYCYRCGNQAAIMELDDALKYSFLQFDPAPRRGEPHVTRRTPDYFL from the exons ATGGAAGATAAGGCATCGTTGAAAGAATTGGACCAATGGATAGAACAATTAAATGAATGCAAACAACTGACAGAAAGTCAAGTAAAAACTCTCTGCGAAAAG GCGAAAGAAATATTGACAACAGAGTCCAATGTTCAAGAAGTGAAATGTCCAGTGACTGTTTGTGGCGATGTCCATGGACAGTTCCACGACTTGATGGAACTGTTTCGAATAGGTGGCCGCTCTCCAGACACAAATTATCTTTTCATGGGAGATTATGTTGATCGTGGCTATTACTCCGTGGAGACAGTGACACTTTTAGTTGCTTTGAAG GTTCGTTATCGAGAAAGAATAACTATTCTTCGTGGCAATCATGAATCACGGCAAATTACGCAAGTTTATGGCTTTTATGATGAGTGTTTGCGCAAGTATGGTAATGCTAATGTGTGGAAATTCTTCACGGATTTGTTTGATTACCTGCCTTTGACAGCCCTTGTTGATGGGCAGATTTTTTGTCTGCATGGTGGCCTTTCACCATCAATTGATACGCTTGATCATATAAGGGCACTTGATCGCCTTCAGGAAGTTCCACATGAG GGTCCAATGTGCGACTTGCTTTGGTCTGATCCGGATGACAGAGGTGGTTGGGGCATATCACCTCGTGGAGCCGGTTACACCTTCGGACAGGATATTTCGGAGACTTTCAATCACTCAAATGGCCTGACACTGGTGTCTCGTGCACATCAACTTGTAATGGAAGGCTATAACTG GTGTCACGATCGCAATGTTGTTACAATCTTCTCTGCTCCAAATTACTGTTACCGTTGCGGGAATCAAGCGGCTATAATGGAACTGGATGATGCTCTCAAGTACTCGTT CCTGCAGTTTGACCCAGCTCCGAGACGTGGAGAGCCTCATGTCACTCGGCGGACACCAGATTACTTCCTCTAG